A window of the Gemmatirosa kalamazoonensis genome harbors these coding sequences:
- a CDS encoding glycoside hydrolase family 3 protein has protein sequence MGALPAGPLDVNRPLTAREQAWVDGTLASLSLRDRVAQLVTVWVLGDYTNASDSSFVQVRRWIEEDHVGGVVMSLGSPLEVAAKVNAMQAMALRLPAHIPLLVSSDVEPGLGRLEGGVFTPQLWSAGSATVLPTNMAIGAGGAEADAEAAGRITGRESRAVGIHVAFAPVVDVNNNPGNPVINVRSFGEDPDRVAKLSVAFIRGVQGEGVAAVAKHFPGHGDTDTDSHTALPVVRSDRARLDAVELVPFRAAIQAGIAGIMTAHIALPAVERDSTPATLSPHVMTGLLRDTLNFRGITFTDAMTMEGIGKGYTIDRSGPLAVEAGDDVLLMPTNVPKMLDAIVGRVERGEIPRERIDASLRRLLALKVRTGAVARPIVSLDSLRQVVGAPQHWATSYDIARRAITLLRDSANLVPAAGTGSIAAIVYAPENEPVTGTSLVAELRATGRQVRDFHVTARNAPASLDSIGALARQADRIVVMTYTRTFEGNGRLAIPAHVASWIDGLASTGKLIVVAGGNPYVIRQFPHVGTYLVNYGRGDALERASARAIVGRAPITGRAPITLPGFFARGDGIQRGATP, from the coding sequence GTGGGCGCCCTTCCCGCCGGACCGCTCGACGTCAACCGCCCGCTCACGGCGCGCGAGCAGGCGTGGGTGGACGGCACGCTCGCCTCGCTGTCGCTCCGCGACCGCGTCGCGCAGCTGGTCACGGTGTGGGTGCTCGGCGACTACACGAACGCGAGCGACTCCAGCTTCGTGCAGGTCCGGCGGTGGATCGAGGAGGACCACGTCGGCGGCGTCGTGATGTCGCTCGGCTCCCCGCTCGAGGTCGCGGCGAAGGTGAACGCGATGCAGGCGATGGCGCTGCGGCTGCCCGCGCACATCCCGCTGCTCGTCTCCTCCGACGTCGAGCCCGGGCTTGGCCGGCTCGAGGGCGGCGTGTTCACGCCGCAGCTGTGGAGCGCCGGCAGCGCGACCGTGCTGCCGACGAACATGGCGATCGGCGCCGGGGGCGCGGAGGCCGACGCGGAGGCGGCGGGCCGCATCACCGGGCGCGAGTCGCGCGCCGTCGGCATCCACGTCGCGTTCGCGCCCGTCGTGGACGTGAACAACAACCCCGGGAACCCGGTCATCAACGTCCGCTCGTTCGGCGAGGATCCCGACCGCGTCGCGAAGCTGTCGGTGGCGTTCATCCGCGGCGTGCAGGGCGAGGGCGTGGCCGCCGTCGCGAAGCACTTCCCCGGACACGGCGACACCGACACCGACTCGCACACGGCGCTTCCCGTCGTGCGCTCCGACCGCGCGCGCCTCGACGCGGTGGAGCTGGTGCCGTTCCGCGCGGCGATCCAGGCGGGCATCGCCGGCATCATGACCGCGCACATCGCGCTGCCCGCCGTGGAGCGCGACAGCACGCCGGCGACGCTCTCGCCGCACGTCATGACGGGGCTCCTGCGCGACACGCTGAACTTCCGCGGCATCACGTTCACCGACGCGATGACGATGGAGGGGATCGGCAAGGGCTACACGATCGACCGCAGCGGACCGCTCGCCGTGGAGGCAGGCGACGACGTGCTGCTGATGCCGACGAACGTGCCGAAGATGCTCGACGCGATCGTGGGGCGTGTGGAGCGCGGCGAGATCCCGCGCGAGCGGATCGACGCGTCGCTGCGGCGGCTGCTCGCGCTGAAGGTGCGCACCGGCGCGGTGGCGCGGCCGATCGTGTCGCTCGACTCGCTGCGCCAGGTCGTCGGCGCGCCGCAGCACTGGGCCACGTCGTACGACATCGCGCGCCGCGCGATCACGCTGCTGCGCGACTCGGCCAACCTCGTGCCGGCCGCAGGCACCGGATCGATCGCGGCCATCGTGTACGCGCCCGAGAACGAGCCGGTCACCGGCACCTCGCTCGTCGCCGAGCTGCGCGCCACGGGACGACAGGTGCGCGACTTCCACGTCACCGCGCGCAACGCGCCGGCGTCGCTCGACTCCATCGGTGCCCTGGCGCGCCAGGCCGACCGCATCGTCGTGATGACCTACACGCGCACGTTCGAGGGGAACGGTCGCCTGGCGATCCCCGCGCACGTCGCGAGCTGGATCGACGGCCTCGCGTCGACCGGAAAGCTGATCGTCGTCGCCGGCGGCAACCCGTACGTGATCCGCCAGTTCCCGCACGTCGGCACGTACCTCGTGAACTACGGGCGCGGCGACGCGCTCGAGCGGGCCTCGGCGCGCGCCATCGTCGGCCGTGCCCCAATCACCGGCCGCGCGCCGATCACGCTGCCGGGCTTCTTCGCGCGCGGCGACGGCATCCAGCGGGGGGCGACACCATGA
- a CDS encoding dicarboxylate/amino acid:cation symporter yields MAASSPPHYTPLAPPPAVKPRGLRRVTLTQWIMLSLVVGVIVGALFPDAQRAQHGGWSASDLRVLATVFIRMIKSLIVPLIASTLIVGIAGHGDDMKKVGRLAFRSIVYFEIVTTLALVVGLTAVNLVRPGEGVTLPTEAGSDITSLATKTPTFSGVIEHTVPQSFFEAASANEVLQIVFFTILFAVALAKLPAGRPKTFMLELCESVSQIMFKFVGLVMAYAPIGIGAAIAVTVAKSGLGVLLNLAQLVGTLYGALIVFLLGVLLPVALVFRIPLSRFVRAVREPFLIAFSTASSEAALPRAMQAMEAFGVPKRIVAFVMPTGYSFNLDGSTLYLALASVFVAQAAHIDMPLGTQILMMLTLMLTSKGVAAVPRASLVILSGALTQFNLPLAGIAVILGVDALMDMARTSVNLVGNCLATAVMARWEGELGTDPAHAVERAAEIERQEHMAPTM; encoded by the coding sequence ATGGCCGCGTCCTCCCCGCCACACTACACGCCCCTCGCGCCCCCGCCGGCGGTGAAGCCGCGCGGGTTGCGCCGCGTCACGCTCACGCAGTGGATCATGCTGTCGCTCGTCGTCGGCGTGATCGTCGGCGCGCTGTTCCCCGATGCACAGCGTGCGCAGCACGGCGGCTGGTCGGCGAGCGACCTGCGCGTGCTCGCGACGGTGTTCATCCGGATGATCAAGTCGCTGATCGTGCCGCTCATCGCGAGCACGCTGATCGTCGGCATCGCGGGGCACGGCGACGACATGAAGAAGGTGGGGCGGCTGGCGTTCCGCTCGATCGTGTACTTCGAGATCGTCACGACGCTCGCGCTGGTGGTGGGGCTCACGGCGGTGAACCTCGTGCGGCCGGGCGAGGGCGTCACGCTGCCGACCGAGGCGGGCTCCGACATCACGTCGCTCGCCACGAAGACGCCGACGTTCTCGGGGGTCATCGAGCACACGGTGCCGCAGAGCTTCTTCGAGGCGGCGTCGGCGAACGAGGTGCTGCAGATCGTCTTCTTCACGATCCTGTTCGCCGTCGCGCTCGCGAAGCTGCCGGCGGGTCGCCCGAAGACGTTCATGCTCGAGCTCTGCGAGTCGGTGTCGCAGATCATGTTCAAGTTCGTCGGACTCGTGATGGCGTACGCGCCGATCGGCATCGGCGCCGCCATCGCGGTGACCGTCGCGAAGAGTGGGCTCGGCGTGCTGCTCAACCTCGCGCAGCTCGTCGGCACGCTGTACGGCGCGTTGATCGTGTTCCTGCTCGGCGTGCTGCTTCCCGTCGCACTGGTGTTCCGCATCCCGCTGTCGCGCTTCGTGCGGGCGGTGCGCGAGCCGTTCCTGATCGCGTTCTCCACGGCGTCGAGCGAGGCCGCGCTGCCGCGCGCGATGCAGGCGATGGAGGCCTTCGGCGTCCCGAAGCGCATCGTCGCGTTCGTGATGCCGACCGGCTACTCGTTCAACCTCGACGGCAGCACGCTCTATCTCGCGCTCGCGTCGGTGTTCGTCGCCCAGGCGGCGCACATCGACATGCCGCTCGGCACGCAGATCCTCATGATGCTGACGCTGATGCTCACGAGCAAAGGCGTCGCCGCGGTGCCGCGCGCGTCGCTCGTGATCCTCTCCGGCGCGCTCACGCAGTTCAACCTGCCGCTCGCCGGCATCGCCGTGATCCTCGGCGTCGACGCGCTGATGGACATGGCGCGCACGTCGGTGAACCTCGTCGGCAACTGCCTCGCGACGGCGGTCATGGCGCGGTGGGAAGGGGAGCTCGGCACCGATCCGGCGCACGCGGTGGAGCGCGCGGCGGAGATCGAGCGCCAGGAGCACATGGCTCCCACGATGTGA
- a CDS encoding serine hydrolase domain-containing protein: protein MMTLRGCVLRAACAIAPLGAACARSPREIPRDVPSPPAAASTTTVTTTTVTSTSAVPAPPAAALRRLADTVRRVLDAAVADSAFPGAFAVIGNAGGVLFEYGAGRIDWKADAPRPDERTLWDLASLTKVTATTSAIMQLVEQGRISLDDPVTKYLPEWSGGPNRDRVTLRHLITHSSGLPPFKAFPMDIDADSTRKLFLAVPLDSLPGQHMTYSDIGFVFLGFIVEKVSGETLDQYVVNHVYRPLGMNETFFRPDPSLMARIAPTETQAFRGGQVRGIVHDERAWRMNGVAGHAGLFSTGHDLARFARMYLNKGQLDGVRVFAESTVTRFTGYVDSTYSNRGLGWQKPELPGMRFTGPSSAWAGHVATPSAFGHTGFTGTSYYIDPARNLFVILLSNRVNPTRENNKITAVRRQLSDAVVAALTMQ from the coding sequence ATGATGACGCTGCGTGGCTGCGTGCTGCGCGCGGCCTGCGCGATCGCGCCGTTAGGCGCGGCGTGTGCCCGCAGCCCCCGCGAGATCCCGCGCGACGTCCCCTCGCCGCCTGCGGCCGCGTCGACGACGACGGTCACGACCACCACGGTCACGTCGACGAGCGCCGTGCCCGCGCCGCCGGCGGCGGCGCTCCGCCGGCTCGCCGACACGGTGCGGCGCGTGCTCGACGCGGCGGTCGCCGACAGCGCGTTCCCGGGCGCGTTTGCCGTCATCGGCAACGCGGGCGGCGTGCTGTTCGAGTACGGCGCCGGACGCATCGACTGGAAGGCCGACGCGCCGCGCCCCGACGAGCGCACGCTGTGGGACCTGGCGTCGCTCACGAAGGTGACGGCGACGACGAGCGCCATCATGCAGCTCGTCGAGCAGGGGCGCATCTCGCTCGACGACCCGGTGACGAAGTATCTGCCGGAGTGGAGCGGTGGGCCGAACAGGGACCGCGTCACGCTGCGGCACCTCATCACCCACTCCTCGGGGCTGCCGCCGTTCAAGGCCTTCCCGATGGACATCGACGCCGACAGCACGCGGAAGCTGTTCCTCGCCGTTCCGCTCGACTCGCTGCCGGGGCAGCACATGACGTACAGCGACATCGGGTTCGTGTTCCTCGGCTTCATCGTCGAGAAGGTCAGCGGCGAGACGCTCGACCAGTACGTCGTGAACCACGTGTACCGCCCGCTCGGCATGAACGAGACGTTCTTCCGCCCGGATCCGTCGCTCATGGCGCGCATCGCGCCGACGGAGACGCAGGCGTTCCGGGGCGGCCAGGTGCGCGGCATCGTGCACGACGAGCGCGCGTGGCGCATGAACGGCGTCGCCGGTCACGCCGGATTGTTCTCCACCGGCCACGACCTCGCCCGGTTCGCCCGCATGTACCTCAACAAGGGGCAGCTCGACGGCGTGCGCGTGTTCGCCGAATCGACGGTGACGCGCTTCACGGGCTACGTCGACTCCACGTACTCGAACCGGGGCCTCGGGTGGCAGAAGCCGGAGCTGCCGGGCATGCGCTTCACGGGGCCGAGCAGCGCGTGGGCCGGGCACGTCGCGACGCCGAGCGCGTTCGGGCACACCGGCTTCACCGGCACGTCGTACTACATCGATCCGGCGCGCAACCTGTTCGTCATCCTGCTGTCGAATCGCGTGAACCCGACGCGCGAGAACAACAAGATCACGGCGGTCCGGCGGCAGCTCTCGGACGCCGTGGTCGCCGCCCTCACCATGCAGTGA
- a CDS encoding cupin domain-containing protein, whose product MSGRVEPRIVPKPWGHEIIWAHTERYCGKILHITAGHSLSVQYHERKDETVYLLSGEMRYWVGERADALTDQRLKPGDAFRITPGTVHYMEAVTDCDVLEASTPELDDVVRIKDRYGREGTSNP is encoded by the coding sequence ATGAGTGGACGCGTCGAGCCGCGTATCGTGCCGAAGCCGTGGGGGCACGAGATCATCTGGGCGCACACCGAGCGATACTGCGGCAAGATCCTGCACATCACGGCGGGCCACTCGCTGTCGGTGCAGTACCACGAGCGCAAGGACGAGACGGTGTACCTGCTCTCGGGCGAGATGCGCTACTGGGTGGGCGAGCGGGCCGACGCGCTCACCGACCAGCGGCTGAAGCCCGGCGACGCGTTCCGCATCACGCCGGGCACGGTGCACTACATGGAGGCGGTGACCGACTGCGACGTGCTGGAGGCGAGCACGCCGGAGCTCGACGACGTCGTGCGCATCAAGGACCGCTACGGCCGCGAGGGCACCTCGAACCCCTAG
- a CDS encoding sodium:solute symporter yields the protein MKTFNLLDGLVLVAYLVGVTLLGIWVGRRQKDARDYFVADRAIPWWAVLFSIVATETSALTFISTPGLAYRTNLGFLQIVVGYLLGRIVVASVLLPRYFEGEIVTAYALLEKRFGLATRRFTSIVFMVTRALADSVRVFATAVPIAIVIGPVVTDQRLVMPAAVLILGILTIIYTYRGGMKAVVWTEILQASIYLLGGLIALVLVGRLVPGGWSAILDRAGAANKLQVVQWYWGLDQANTLLAGLLGGAFLSMASHGTDQLIVQRLLSARSLRDSQKAIIGSGVAVIAQFTLFLMIGIGLWVFFAGREFPTPDYIFPTFIVQQMPHGLIGLLVAAIVAATMSTHSGAINSLAAAATHDIYLPLTGRRADDPQTLKAGKLFALMWGVVLTLGALLFPEDPKTPVVVVALSIASFTYGALLGVFFLGNFWRRAIQRDALTGQVVALIVMAFIVFAGQFSRWFPALAPVLAPFGRIAWPWYVLIGTAITVGVGMLSSLSHGMPRARSADERGLGR from the coding sequence GTGAAGACGTTCAACCTCCTCGACGGCCTCGTTCTCGTCGCGTACCTCGTCGGCGTCACGCTCCTCGGCATCTGGGTGGGGCGCCGACAGAAGGACGCGCGGGACTACTTCGTCGCCGACCGCGCGATCCCGTGGTGGGCGGTGCTCTTCTCCATCGTCGCCACCGAGACGAGCGCGCTCACGTTCATCTCCACGCCGGGGCTCGCGTACCGCACGAACCTCGGCTTCCTGCAGATCGTCGTCGGCTATCTGCTCGGACGCATCGTCGTCGCGTCCGTGCTGCTGCCGCGCTACTTCGAGGGCGAGATCGTCACCGCCTACGCGCTGCTCGAGAAGCGGTTCGGGCTCGCGACGCGGCGGTTCACGTCGATCGTGTTCATGGTGACGCGCGCGCTCGCCGACTCGGTGCGCGTGTTCGCGACCGCGGTGCCGATCGCGATCGTCATCGGGCCGGTGGTGACCGACCAGCGCCTCGTGATGCCGGCGGCGGTGCTCATCCTCGGCATCCTCACGATCATCTACACGTACCGCGGGGGCATGAAGGCCGTCGTGTGGACCGAGATCCTGCAGGCGTCGATTTATCTCCTCGGCGGATTGATCGCGCTCGTGCTCGTCGGGCGCCTCGTGCCCGGTGGGTGGAGCGCGATCCTCGACCGCGCGGGGGCGGCGAACAAGCTCCAGGTGGTGCAGTGGTACTGGGGGCTCGACCAGGCGAACACGCTGCTCGCCGGACTGCTCGGCGGCGCGTTCCTGTCCATGGCGTCGCACGGCACCGACCAGCTCATCGTGCAGCGGCTGCTGTCCGCGCGCTCGCTCCGCGACTCGCAGAAGGCGATCATCGGGAGCGGCGTGGCGGTCATCGCGCAGTTCACGCTGTTCCTGATGATCGGCATCGGGCTGTGGGTCTTCTTCGCCGGCCGCGAGTTCCCGACGCCCGACTACATCTTCCCCACGTTCATCGTGCAGCAGATGCCGCACGGCCTCATCGGCCTGCTCGTCGCGGCGATCGTCGCGGCGACGATGAGCACGCACTCGGGGGCGATCAACTCGCTGGCGGCGGCGGCGACGCACGACATCTACCTGCCGCTCACCGGGCGGCGGGCCGACGACCCGCAGACGCTGAAGGCGGGCAAGCTGTTCGCGCTGATGTGGGGCGTCGTGCTCACGCTCGGTGCGCTGCTCTTTCCCGAAGATCCCAAGACGCCGGTGGTGGTGGTCGCCCTCAGCATCGCGTCGTTCACGTACGGAGCGCTGTTAGGCGTGTTCTTTCTCGGCAACTTCTGGCGGCGCGCGATCCAGCGCGACGCGCTGACCGGCCAGGTCGTCGCGCTGATCGTGATGGCGTTCATCGTGTTCGCCGGCCAGTTCAGCAGGTGGTTCCCGGCGCTCGCGCCGGTGCTCGCGCCGTTCGGCAGGATCGCGTGGCCGTGGTACGTGCTGATCGGCACCGCGATCACCGTCGGCGTGGGGATGCTGTCGTCGCTGTCGCATGGGATGCCGCGGGCACGGAGCGCTGACGAACGGGGGCTCGGACGATGA
- a CDS encoding HesB/IscA family protein, producing MSTTTQSDLVLTVTSVATAEVKKFMDAEGVSYDQGGLRVSVQPGGCSGFKYGLLIEDQPAEDDLVLAQDGFNVFVDPFSAQYINGVTIDYVSSMQGSGFTFKNPNATGGCGCGSSFSA from the coding sequence ATGAGCACCACCACTCAGTCCGATCTCGTCCTGACGGTCACGTCGGTCGCCACGGCCGAGGTGAAGAAGTTCATGGACGCCGAGGGGGTGTCGTACGATCAGGGCGGGCTCCGCGTGAGCGTGCAGCCCGGCGGGTGCAGCGGCTTCAAGTACGGCCTTCTCATCGAGGATCAGCCGGCCGAGGACGATCTCGTGCTCGCCCAGGACGGCTTCAACGTCTTCGTCGATCCCTTCTCGGCGCAGTACATCAACGGCGTGACCATCGACTACGTCTCGTCGATGCAGGGCTCGGGCTTCACGTTCAAGAACCCGAACGCGACCGGCGGCTGCGGCTGCGGCAGCTCCTTCTCCGCCTGA
- a CDS encoding N-acetylglucosamine kinase — MSVIVVGVDGGGSKTRVVVADEQGREIIAVEGPASAVRPGQVEHSADVVAACVRDALGAANMTHVLPRILCVGVAGVGREPERDGLWQALAERELADEVVVHTDAAVALDDAFGDGAGILLVSGTGSIAFGRGPDGTFARCGGWGPVIGDEGSGAWIGRRALNVASASADGREPETALVNALLTAIEADDPAAMVRWAAEATPAQFARLAPVVLQVAATGDLRANSLLSMAVEELVIHVRTLARKLFVDERAAAPVALSGGLLTRGSPLRKRVEHRLKSAVPGAQVRSQDIEPARGAVRAALRSLGIEVATA; from the coding sequence ATGAGCGTGATCGTGGTGGGTGTCGACGGCGGCGGGTCGAAGACGCGCGTCGTCGTCGCCGACGAGCAGGGCCGCGAGATCATCGCGGTCGAGGGGCCCGCGTCCGCGGTGCGCCCCGGACAGGTGGAGCACTCGGCCGACGTCGTGGCGGCGTGCGTGCGCGACGCGCTCGGCGCCGCGAACATGACGCACGTGCTGCCGCGCATCCTGTGCGTGGGCGTCGCCGGCGTCGGGCGCGAGCCGGAGCGCGATGGCCTGTGGCAGGCGCTGGCCGAGCGCGAGCTCGCCGACGAGGTGGTGGTCCACACCGACGCGGCGGTCGCGCTCGACGACGCGTTCGGTGACGGCGCCGGCATCCTGCTCGTGTCGGGCACCGGCTCCATCGCGTTCGGCCGCGGGCCGGACGGCACGTTCGCCCGCTGCGGCGGGTGGGGCCCGGTCATCGGCGACGAGGGAAGCGGCGCATGGATCGGCCGTCGCGCGCTCAACGTCGCGTCCGCGTCCGCGGACGGCCGCGAGCCGGAGACGGCGCTCGTGAACGCGTTGCTCACCGCGATCGAGGCCGACGACCCGGCGGCGATGGTTCGCTGGGCGGCCGAGGCGACGCCGGCGCAGTTCGCGCGGCTCGCGCCGGTCGTGCTTCAGGTCGCGGCGACCGGCGACCTGCGCGCGAACTCGCTCCTCAGCATGGCCGTCGAGGAGCTCGTGATCCACGTGCGCACGCTCGCCCGCAAGCTGTTCGTCGACGAGCGCGCGGCGGCGCCGGTGGCGCTGTCGGGGGGGTTGCTCACGCGCGGCTCGCCGCTCCGCAAGCGCGTCGAGCATCGGTTGAAGAGTGCCGTTCCCGGCGCGCAGGTGCGCAGCCAGGACATCGAGCCGGCGCGCGGCGCCGTGCGCGCGGCGCTGCGGTCGTTAGGCATCGAGGTGGCTACTGCGTAG
- the nagB gene encoding glucosamine-6-phosphate deaminase: MTHTVPSAAPRRAAGTATEARDPDRGRGPSRLGGGVNNTSRERIPTLVLADHDAIAREVANRIDALIRERQAAGQRTVLGLATGSTPIGVYRELIRRHRDEGLSFRDVVTFNLDEYYPMAKDSIHSYHRYMWENLFAHIDIDPKNVHIPPGDIPREEVSEACAEYEAEIRRMGGIDFQLLGIGKTGHIGFNEPGSGADSRTRLVHLDNITRKDAAADFFGEENVPREAVTMGVATILDAKEIAILATGEHKAAIVRRAVEGEIDHAVAATFLQRHPATTFFVDEPAAADLTRVATPWLLDEVEWTEALMVRAVTWLSLTVGNGILKLTQRDYSDNALSSLVARYGSPGEVNGAVFNLLGAKIRGKSKLPRGKKIVCFSPHPDDDVISMGGILYKLAQNGNDMTVAYMTSGNIAVFDHEVRRYVDFLLRLDRERHVGSPELRSFADRVYECLAKKKPGDVDIPEVQDTKRVIREAEAVSGIEVMGLSKANARFLNLPFYQTGKVRKDPIGPADVKIVRELLEESEPDLIFVAGDLSDPHGTHRMCKEAIDLALGELRNAGAKLPEVWLYRGAWQEWPVTEATVLVPMSQEELEVKIQAIFKHQSQKDSAPFPGQDEREFWQRVDQRNKDTAATLNRLGLAEYFAMEAYVIAG; encoded by the coding sequence ATGACACACACGGTTCCGAGCGCCGCCCCCCGGCGGGCCGCCGGCACCGCGACCGAGGCCCGCGACCCCGACAGAGGTCGCGGGCCTTCGCGTCTCGGTGGCGGCGTCAACAACACGTCGCGCGAGCGCATCCCGACGCTCGTCCTCGCCGACCACGACGCGATCGCGCGCGAGGTCGCCAACCGCATCGACGCGCTCATTCGCGAGCGGCAGGCCGCCGGCCAGCGCACGGTCCTCGGCCTCGCCACGGGCTCGACGCCGATCGGCGTCTATCGCGAGCTGATTCGCCGCCACCGCGACGAGGGGCTGAGCTTCCGCGACGTCGTGACGTTCAATCTCGACGAGTACTACCCGATGGCGAAGGACAGCATCCACTCGTACCACCGGTACATGTGGGAGAACCTGTTCGCGCACATCGACATCGATCCGAAGAACGTGCACATCCCGCCGGGCGACATCCCGCGCGAGGAGGTGAGCGAGGCATGCGCCGAGTACGAGGCCGAGATCCGCCGCATGGGCGGCATCGACTTCCAGCTCCTCGGCATCGGCAAGACGGGGCACATCGGCTTCAACGAGCCGGGCTCCGGCGCCGACAGCCGCACGCGGCTCGTGCACCTCGACAACATCACGCGCAAGGACGCGGCGGCGGACTTCTTCGGCGAGGAGAACGTTCCGCGCGAGGCGGTCACGATGGGTGTCGCGACCATCCTCGACGCGAAGGAGATCGCCATCCTCGCCACCGGCGAGCACAAGGCGGCGATCGTGCGGCGCGCGGTGGAAGGCGAGATCGACCACGCCGTCGCCGCGACGTTCCTGCAGCGCCATCCGGCGACGACGTTCTTCGTCGACGAGCCGGCCGCGGCGGACCTCACGCGCGTGGCCACCCCGTGGCTGCTCGACGAGGTGGAGTGGACCGAGGCACTCATGGTGCGCGCGGTGACGTGGCTGTCGCTCACCGTCGGCAACGGGATCCTCAAGCTCACGCAGCGCGACTACAGCGACAACGCGCTGTCCTCGCTGGTCGCCCGCTACGGCTCGCCGGGCGAGGTGAACGGCGCGGTGTTCAACCTCCTCGGCGCGAAGATCCGCGGGAAGAGCAAGCTCCCGCGCGGGAAGAAGATCGTCTGCTTCTCCCCGCACCCGGACGACGACGTCATCTCGATGGGCGGCATCCTGTACAAGCTCGCCCAGAACGGCAACGACATGACGGTCGCGTACATGACGAGCGGCAACATCGCGGTCTTCGACCACGAGGTCCGTCGCTACGTCGACTTCCTGCTGCGGCTCGACCGCGAGCGGCACGTCGGCAGCCCGGAGCTGCGCAGCTTCGCTGACCGCGTGTACGAGTGCCTCGCGAAGAAGAAGCCGGGCGACGTGGACATCCCCGAGGTGCAGGACACCAAGCGCGTCATCCGCGAGGCCGAGGCGGTGAGCGGCATCGAGGTGATGGGCCTGTCGAAGGCGAACGCGCGCTTCCTCAACCTGCCGTTCTACCAGACGGGCAAGGTGCGCAAGGATCCGATCGGGCCGGCCGACGTGAAGATCGTCCGCGAGCTCCTCGAGGAGAGCGAGCCGGACCTGATCTTCGTCGCCGGTGATCTGTCGGACCCGCACGGCACGCACCGCATGTGCAAGGAGGCGATCGACCTCGCGTTAGGCGAGCTGCGCAACGCGGGTGCCAAGCTCCCCGAGGTGTGGCTGTATCGCGGCGCGTGGCAGGAGTGGCCGGTGACCGAGGCGACGGTGCTCGTGCCGATGTCGCAGGAAGAGCTGGAAGTGAAGATCCAGGCGATCTTCAAGCATCAGTCGCAGAAGGACTCCGCGCCCTTCCCGGGCCAGGACGAGCGCGAGTTCTGGCAGCGCGTCGACCAGCGCAACAAGGACACGGCGGCGACGCTCAATCGACTGGGGCTGGCCGAGTACTTCGCGATGGAGGCGTACGTCATTGCCGGCTAG